The following are encoded together in the Haliscomenobacter hydrossis DSM 1100 genome:
- a CDS encoding SEC-C metal-binding domain-containing protein, whose protein sequence is MIMPETPKEIVRLLKEYRGLTFDARKRQLKGKVDIINKNNPELGALDSFSLLIKLSDQSNLHFPKVYETAGTIPREGDRHINSDGSMCLAVPPEEARICRRGITLLKFFEEVLIPFLAVQSAINKKLITSFPQGEYGHGDEGVLEFYQQLFRTQNMATIVKGINTLVKKQLSRNEPCFCGSNQKAKNCHNQAYIFLKSYPPALLLSDLQVINSINTDPLL, encoded by the coding sequence ATGATCATGCCCGAAACACCCAAAGAAATTGTCAGGCTTCTGAAGGAATACAGAGGCCTGACTTTTGATGCTCGAAAAAGGCAACTGAAAGGCAAGGTTGATATTATTAACAAAAACAACCCTGAGCTAGGTGCCCTGGATTCCTTTTCACTCTTGATTAAATTGTCGGACCAATCAAATTTGCATTTTCCTAAAGTTTATGAAACTGCTGGGACCATACCTCGCGAGGGTGACCGACACATCAATAGTGATGGATCCATGTGTTTAGCTGTTCCACCAGAGGAAGCTCGAATATGCAGGAGGGGAATCACTTTGCTTAAGTTCTTTGAGGAAGTACTTATACCCTTTTTGGCTGTGCAAAGCGCAATCAATAAAAAACTGATCACAAGTTTTCCGCAAGGAGAATATGGACATGGGGATGAAGGAGTATTGGAATTTTACCAGCAATTATTCCGTACCCAGAATATGGCTACAATCGTCAAAGGGATCAATACGCTTGTAAAAAAACAGTTGAGCCGAAATGAACCTTGCTTTTGTGGCAGCAACCAAAAAGCAAAAAACTGCCACAACCAGGCGTATATTTTCCTGAAAAGTTATCCTCCTGCTTTGTTACTTAGCGATTTGCAAGTGATAAACTCAATAAATACAGACCCCCTCCTCTAA
- a CDS encoding nucleotidyltransferase — protein MIKVENRVQLNYLLERLAEALDITPTQFAEAKAHYEAVGAYLGADGSALAHLNPAIFPQGSMRLGTVVRPLSDEDQYDVDLVCKVEGTTADFTQYELKQMIGDRLKESDRYRNMLDEEYRFCWTLNYADATRFHMDILPAIADINALQELPQINPHWTVHALHITDQLSETYKKYSNDWPKSNPTGYAEWFMSRMKTQFEARRKAMALEMRASVEEIQDHQVKTPLQRSVQILKRHRDIMFEGKEHRPISIIITTLAARAYAEEADVYTAIGNILDRMPAHIRRINGVAVIENPVNPIENFAADWAKFPQQEENFYKWVVQAKKDFISALSFENITDIRALLHNSFGDKIANRAINLTLEIFPASPSLEDQKNQALLAMATKATVKPWCRS, from the coding sequence ATGATTAAAGTTGAAAACAGGGTTCAGTTGAACTATCTTTTGGAGCGCTTGGCAGAGGCTCTAGACATTACGCCTACCCAATTTGCAGAAGCCAAGGCTCATTATGAAGCAGTAGGCGCTTATTTAGGAGCCGATGGTTCGGCACTCGCTCACCTCAATCCCGCAATTTTCCCGCAGGGGTCTATGCGTTTAGGTACAGTCGTTCGACCCCTATCCGACGAGGATCAGTATGACGTGGATTTGGTTTGTAAGGTGGAAGGCACCACCGCTGATTTTACCCAGTATGAGCTAAAACAAATGATCGGTGATCGACTCAAGGAGAGTGACCGCTACCGCAACATGCTAGATGAGGAATATCGCTTCTGCTGGACTTTGAATTATGCCGATGCTACCCGGTTTCATATGGATATCCTACCAGCTATTGCGGATATCAACGCATTGCAGGAGTTGCCGCAAATCAATCCTCATTGGACCGTTCATGCATTGCACATCACCGACCAACTTTCCGAAACGTACAAAAAGTACAGCAACGATTGGCCAAAGTCTAACCCAACTGGTTATGCAGAGTGGTTCATGAGTCGCATGAAAACGCAGTTTGAAGCGCGCCGGAAAGCCATGGCACTGGAAATGCGTGCCTCGGTGGAAGAGATTCAGGATCACCAGGTCAAAACACCTTTGCAACGGTCGGTCCAAATCCTCAAGCGGCATCGAGACATCATGTTTGAAGGAAAGGAACATCGCCCTATTTCCATCATCATCACCACACTTGCGGCCAGAGCCTATGCGGAAGAGGCGGATGTATACACGGCTATCGGCAATATCCTTGACCGGATGCCTGCACATATCCGTCGGATAAATGGTGTGGCTGTAATCGAAAATCCAGTAAACCCTATAGAAAATTTTGCCGCAGACTGGGCCAAATTTCCTCAGCAAGAAGAAAACTTCTACAAGTGGGTTGTACAAGCTAAAAAGGATTTTATCTCCGCCTTAAGTTTTGAAAACATCACCGACATTCGGGCTTTGCTTCACAATAGTTTTGGCGACAAAATAGCCAACCGGGCCATTAATTTGACTTTGGAAATATTCCCGGCGAGTCCTTCCCTGGAGGATCAAAAGAACCAGGCGCTGCTTGCAATGGCTACTAAAGCAACCGTTAAACCCTGGTGTCGCTCATGA
- a CDS encoding Bro-N domain-containing protein, which produces MEPKDKIVVFESKQVRRVWHNEEWWFAVVDVIEVLTESSNPSVYWRVLKKRLLDEGSNQTVTKCNGLKLKAADGKMRVTDCANTETLFRIIQSIPSPKAEPFKQWLAKVGYERIQEIENPELAAERARQYYRDLGYDEAWIDTRLKSIDTRGRLTDEWKDRGVKEGLEFSILTAEIAKATFGLAPSEHKKVKGLKNENLRDHMNPLELIFTMLGEETTRQEAVDRDALGFEENKEAAIDGGTAAGAALATYEEKTGKKVVSARNFKAQIAEAKQKQKLLDGESKEEIVE; this is translated from the coding sequence ATGGAACCAAAGGATAAAATCGTAGTTTTTGAGTCCAAACAAGTTCGCCGGGTTTGGCACAATGAGGAATGGTGGTTTGCTGTGGTGGATGTTATCGAGGTGCTCACAGAAAGCTCAAATCCTTCCGTTTATTGGCGGGTGCTCAAAAAACGCTTACTTGATGAAGGTTCCAACCAAACCGTTACAAAATGTAACGGTTTGAAATTAAAGGCGGCGGACGGTAAAATGCGGGTTACCGACTGCGCCAATACGGAGACTTTATTCCGCATCATCCAGTCCATCCCTTCCCCCAAAGCCGAACCTTTCAAACAATGGCTGGCCAAAGTTGGCTACGAGCGCATCCAGGAAATAGAAAACCCGGAATTGGCCGCTGAACGCGCCCGCCAATACTACCGGGATCTCGGCTATGATGAGGCCTGGATTGATACCCGCTTAAAGTCGATTGATACCAGAGGAAGACTTACCGACGAGTGGAAAGACAGAGGGGTTAAAGAAGGCCTGGAATTTTCTATCCTTACGGCAGAAATCGCTAAAGCTACTTTTGGCTTGGCTCCCAGTGAACATAAAAAAGTTAAAGGGCTGAAGAATGAAAACCTGCGGGACCACATGAATCCGCTGGAATTGATCTTTACCATGCTCGGCGAGGAAACAACCAGACAGGAAGCTGTCGATAGAGATGCCTTGGGTTTTGAGGAAAATAAAGAAGCGGCTATTGATGGGGGCACCGCAGCTGGCGCTGCATTGGCCACTTATGAAGAAAAAACGGGTAAAAAGGTCGTCTCCGCGAGGAATTTCAAAGCGCAAATTGCCGAGGCGAAACAGAAACAAAAATTACTCGATGGGGAATCAAAAGAGGAGATTGTGGAGTAG
- a CDS encoding DUF4942 domain-containing protein translates to MFNAEFFPTPAWLTEEMLSLVNLRSVHSILEPSAGKGDIIEVIRSKMHRPRIYCCEIDPELQMILNGKGVTILNDDFLSFTAQGYYFDLVVMNPPFSQGVQHLLHAWNIISEGEILCLLNAETIRNPYSEERQLLTKLIVDSGQVLFYPRAFADAERQTPVDVALVHLRKVQVDCHFDFMEGLKQQVQVPVYDLQTWFSERSQGMALECPDFIRDMVGWQQNAVAAFQELVKCYERLSYYIQPLLQDCVYKLTSMVESALKERIPALKVTEFNLALTDLAWQSLFQQTQFQKVLTARMQENFVKHRQLQGQKVFSEENIRALLELLICNQKSILEQCVLDVFDTMCRYSADNRVYREGWKTNDKYEVRRKVILPGFVECSKYNQSFSLSYHRRDVWLTDVDKALCMLTGQRLEEILSIVDALREAFKDDTCREAESAFFNMRYFKKGTLHLVFKDVDLHRELNRFVWGKKGWLSEEFV, encoded by the coding sequence ATGTTCAACGCTGAATTTTTCCCAACTCCAGCATGGTTGACCGAGGAAATGTTGTCCCTGGTGAACTTGCGCTCCGTTCACTCGATCCTCGAACCCAGCGCGGGCAAAGGAGACATCATCGAGGTGATTCGCTCCAAAATGCACCGACCCCGGATTTATTGCTGCGAGATCGATCCAGAATTGCAAATGATCCTCAATGGCAAGGGAGTGACCATCCTCAACGATGATTTTCTCAGCTTTACGGCACAAGGGTACTACTTCGACCTGGTGGTGATGAACCCGCCTTTTTCCCAGGGGGTGCAGCATTTGTTGCATGCCTGGAACATCATTAGTGAAGGGGAAATCCTTTGCTTGCTGAACGCGGAGACCATCCGCAATCCTTATTCTGAGGAACGGCAACTGTTGACCAAGCTCATTGTCGATAGTGGCCAGGTGCTGTTTTACCCGCGTGCTTTTGCAGATGCGGAACGGCAAACGCCCGTCGATGTTGCCTTGGTTCACTTGCGCAAGGTCCAGGTGGATTGTCATTTTGATTTTATGGAGGGACTGAAGCAACAGGTGCAAGTTCCGGTGTACGACCTCCAGACCTGGTTTTCGGAGCGTAGCCAGGGAATGGCCCTGGAGTGCCCCGACTTTATCCGCGATATGGTGGGTTGGCAACAAAATGCTGTGGCGGCTTTTCAGGAACTGGTGAAATGTTACGAGCGCCTGAGCTACTACATCCAGCCGCTGCTCCAGGATTGTGTGTATAAGTTGACCAGCATGGTCGAGTCGGCACTCAAGGAGCGGATTCCGGCGCTGAAAGTGACGGAGTTTAATTTGGCCCTAACCGACCTGGCTTGGCAGAGCCTTTTCCAACAGACCCAGTTTCAAAAGGTGCTGACGGCCCGGATGCAGGAGAACTTTGTAAAACATCGCCAGTTGCAGGGACAAAAGGTGTTTTCGGAAGAGAACATTCGGGCCTTGCTGGAGCTGCTGATCTGTAACCAAAAGTCTATCCTGGAACAATGTGTGCTGGATGTATTTGATACGATGTGCCGCTACAGCGCCGACAATCGGGTGTACCGCGAGGGCTGGAAAACCAACGATAAGTACGAGGTTCGCCGCAAAGTGATTTTACCGGGTTTTGTGGAATGTTCTAAGTACAACCAGTCTTTTAGTTTGTCCTACCACCGCCGAGATGTGTGGCTCACCGACGTGGATAAGGCGCTTTGTATGTTGACCGGCCAGCGACTGGAGGAGATTCTGAGCATCGTCGATGCTTTGCGCGAGGCGTTCAAGGATGATACTTGCCGGGAGGCGGAGAGTGCTTTTTTCAACATGCGGTATTTTAAAAAGGGGACGTTGCACCTGGTCTTTAAAGATGTGGACTTGCACCGGGAGTTGAATCGTTTTGTGTGGGGAAAGAAGGGGTGGTTGAGCGAGGAGTTTGTTTAG